From one Asterias amurensis chromosome 10, ASM3211899v1 genomic stretch:
- the LOC139942756 gene encoding G-protein coupled receptor GRL101-like produces the protein MSVIMYDDDDNDGEFDSDGDGDDNDDSDYDVDSDVDGDDDDHDHDDHDGDGDGDGDDDDHDNDNGGDGDGCFYLIRGKWTNERSTLNIDTGALKGLHSLEILYVDDYRLCCKFDEEVPSKEFDYSKCTTTELQPPLHICGSLMRNDPLRASLWILGLSALIGNLVVIIWRCRRGKELGENETHSFLVLNLAISDLMMGVYMLIIAIADILLGMSYSRVAKEWRSSVVCKIAGVVSVMSSEASVFFVTLISLDCFLSIVFPFSRVTIRGKICKVIVVILWLVSACVSIIPTVFSGDSDSNVYGLSDVCIGLPLITKVSSYSFVENSISSVFGSGSIAIPVPDAREPAWIYSIVLFLGVNLFCFIVVLSCYIAIFVKVKRSSKLVKVTAHRQREVKMAIKMALIVGTDFACWMPVIIMGILSQAKIVEIGPDMYAWIVVFILPINSSLNPYLYTFYSKITGQSNTKKPEPKVEMKITKSTETLETRASENSQ, from the exons ATGTCTGTGATTATGTAT GATGACGATGACAATGATGGTGAATTTGACAGTGATGGTGACGGTGACgacaatgacgattccgattaCGATGTTGATAGTGAtgttgatggtgatgatgatgatcatgatcatgatgatcATGACGGTGatggtgacggtgacggtgacgacGATGATCATGATAATGACAATGGCGGTGACGGTGatg GTTGTTT TTATTTGATCCGAGGTAAATGGACCAATGAAAGATCTACATTGAATATCGATACGGGGGCTCTTAAAGGTCTGCACAGTCTGGAAATATT ATACGTCGATGACTACCGCCTGTGCTGTAAATTTGATGAAGAAGTACCATCGAAAGAGTTTGATTACTCTAAATGTACAACGACTGAGTTGCAACCACCGCTACACATCTGCGGTAGTCTGATGCGTAATGATCCACTACGAGCGTCTTTGTGGATTCTCGGGTTGAGCGCCCTCATCGGCAACTTGGTGGTCATCATCTGGAGATGTAGACGGGGCAAAGAATTAGGCGAGAATGAGACGCACTCATTCTTGGTTCTTAATTTAGCTATATCTGACTTGATGATGGGGGTGTATATGTTGATCATTGCTATTGCTGATATATTGTTGGGTATGAGTTATTCCAGGGTTGCGAAGGAATGGCGGTCTAGTGTGGTTTGCAAGATTGCTGGGGTAGTATCAGTGATGTCTAGTGAAGCATCGGTATTTTTTGTCACATTGATCAGTCTGGACTGTTTTTTAAGCATTGTATTTCCCTTCAGCCGTGTTACCATCAGAGGAAAGATATGCAAAGTTATTGTGGTCATATTATGGTTAGTATCTGCATGTGTTAGTATTATCCCGACTGTGTTCAGTGGTGATAGTGATTCAAATGTCTACGGTTTGTCTGATGTGTGCATTGGTCTCCCCCTGATAACTAAGGTGTCTAGTTATTCATTTGTAGAGAACTCCATCAGTAGTGTGTTTGGTTCAGGTTCAATCGCTATACCGGTACCTGATGCAAGAGAACCGGCTTGGATCTACTCAATCGTCTTGTTCCTTGgcgtcaatttgttttgttttatcgttGTGTTGAGCTGCTACATAGCAATCTTCGTGAAGGTTAAACGCTCATCTAAGCTGGTGAAGGTAACTGCTCACCGACAGAGGGAAGTTAAGATGGCGATAAAAATGGCTCTTATAGTCGGTACTGACTTCGCTTGTTGGATGCCTGTGATCATTATGGGGATTCTATCCCAGGCTAAGATTGTAGAAATTGGTCCTGATATGTACGCCTGGATCGTTGTGTTCATACTCCCAATAAACTCCTCGCTAAACCCGTACCTCTACACTTTCTACTCTAAAATAACAGGACAGAGCAACACAAAGAAACCCGAACCGAAGGTGGAgatgaaaataacaaaatccACTGAGACACTAGAAACCCGCGCCTCTGAAAACAGTCAGTAA